The stretch of DNA TGCCTGCGGGCGTACCACGCCTTCTGGCACGCCCTCGTAGGTAACGAGCCACTGCTTGAGTTGCGGCGCTGGCCCATTGCTCGTCACTACAGCCTGCAACTGCAGATAAGGATACGTAGTAGCCGAGATGGCGCTCAGGTCGAGCGTGCGGCTTGTCACGTTCTGGTTTAGCACTACAGCATTATTGGAGGCATCAATACCAATCAAGCGGAGAGTATAGCTCCCGCCGCCACCCGTGCGGATAGTATGGAACAGCGTTTCCCACTTACGAGCCGGCCCAATGCGGGTAGAGGTAATAGTAGCCTGCTGACTACCGGCGTCAAATACCCATTGTCCGCCGGGGGCCGTTACGCTTACGCCCGCCTTTTCATCGCGCTGGAACTGGCCTACGTGGCTCTGCGACCAGCCACCAGTGTTGCGACCATTAATAACCCGGAAAGAACTAGTGGCCCACCCGGCTTCTTCCCCCTGTTGGGGCGCATGGAAGCGCAGGCGCCAGTACCAAACCACACTGTCGCGGCTGGCTTGCGTTGGTACAGTTACGTTCCACTCCGGCACCATTACAGCGCCGAACGTCGTGCGCTGCACTAAGGGGCTGTTGAAAGTCTGAACAGTGTCAAGCTCCATATCATACTCCCGGCTTGTAGTGGTAGCCAAGTTGCTCTGGCCTACCAGGCGCACAGTGCGCGAACCAACAATACCAAACTCCGGCGGACTGAGGGCCGTTACCCCGCCCGTCAGGAACGTGTAAGTAGCCGTACCGCTGTTGTTGTCTTCGCGCAGCTCATCAATCAGGTTACGGGGGTCCACTTCCGCCAGGAAAGTATTCTGCCCTGATATATCCCCCAGGTTGGTATTCGGGATGATGAGGGAGTAGGTAGTATCGCGGCGGGCCTGTGGCACCGAGAAGATGGGCAGAGTTAGCGTAGTGGTGCCAAAGGTGCGGGTAACCTTAATTTCCAGGGGGCCGGTTTGCACCCGGCCGGGGTTAGCCACGCGCACCTGCACCTGAAACTCAGGGGAGTTGATAGGCACGATGGTGGGAGCTACCTGCACACTGGTCACCTGAAAATCTGGCTTGAGTGGAGCAAACAGCTTCAGAGCCGGGTCGCCGGCCCAGATGGTGTTCATGAGCATAGCCGTGGTGGCATTAGGGGCGGTGTTAGTACCCTGCAACCGCCGAATTGCTTCCTGTTGCACTACAGCAATTGGCTTACCATACCACTGCTGATCAGCAAATAACAGCTTCACCATTTCAGTGTGCAGTTCCTGCAGGTCATAGGCAAAGCCCAGATCGGATTCGCCCATGAACCCAATGAAACCCTTATCGGCGGCTAGCAGGTACTTCTCGCCCCCGAAAGGCACAATAAAGTTGAAGGAGTTACCGGCTGCGCAGCCGCTTACATACATAACCGGATACTTGCCCTTGTTAGCAATACCGTTGGCGGCGTTATCGGGGTCAGGAATTTCCCAGTTTAGATTTGCCTGAGAGCCGTGGCCGAAATAAGAGATGAAGGATACGCCCGCATTCAAATCAGGCGCCCACGGAATAGGCACCCCTCCTGGCGACACACCCGGGAAATCTGCGCGCAAGTAGTGCTTCACTACCCGCCCCGCAAATGGGGGCTTCACTACGTAGGCCTCATACTGCCGCACAAAAGAGGCAAACAGTTCCCGCTCGGGCGCGTCATTCCCCCCGGACATGTGTAGCACGTTCTTGCGCCAATCAGCGTATCCCGCCGACTCGTGCTCTTTCAGCTTGTTGAGATAGTTTACTACCTGCTGAGGCGTTTGCGCAGATATGCGGCCGGTGGCCATACGCGGTACGTAGCTATTGCTCTGCCAGTTGGCAGTAAAGAAAATATCAGAAATGGCGCGGGTACTGGCCGGCACCAGGTTCCGGACCGGGTTATTGCCAGAGCAGTCACCATATAGCTGAGGATACTGCCGGTGGTAAGCGGCTCCGCCCGGTACTGATCCGCACCCGCTGGCTTCGGCAATACCAAGGCCTTTGCCTAGCAATAGCAACGACATAGGTCGGGTATTACCCGCCAGCATCCATTGCGCAAACTGCCGGATTGCCAAGGATGACTTCTCGCCGTAGTGAAACTGGTCGTAGAGTTGATCGGAGGTTACCACCAGGGTATCATGGCTTCCTCCGGCCGCCGAAGCACGGTACTCCGCATAAGCGCGCACCGGGTTATTCACGCTACCCGCGGGGCGCATAAGCACCTGGTGAGATATAATCAAAAAGTTGTGCGCGGCGGGAGTAATCTGCCGGAACTGCACCCGCTTTCCGGCCTGGGGTACTAGGGGGCGGTCGGCGTCGGCAAGCATCAGCGAACGAGCACGCCCGTCGGCCCTCGGGAAAACATAGCCGCGTCGGTTAACTCCTAAAACCTGCCCCTCAATGCGTTGCACGTTAAATGGGTCAGTTACATCATACCCTCGCACCGAAGCCGGGATAGAGTCTAAAGTATAGTAGGCTGGCCCACTTAAGGTAGAGTCGCTGGCGAATAGCACCTGGGAGCGGCGCAGCCGCCACCGGGGGTTCTGGGAGAAAGAAAGCCGGGTGTAGGCCACCCGGGCAATGTCGCCGCGCGAGCTACCCGTAGCAGTTTGCTTCACTTGAATCTGGACCTGCCCGGTTGCATTGCGGTCAGATGCCAGCAACGCATACGACTGACGCCGGTAGTCAAAGTCGGAGTAGCTCAGGGTGCCCAGCAGGCGGGCGCCGCCAGGAGCTAGCACATACACCTCGGAGCGGTGCGCCCCTGTGGTTTTGCCCACTACCTGTATATCTACCTGCGGCACCTGACCCGAAGCAGCCACTGCCCAGACTGAGTCAAACGTTATTGTGTACCCATTACCCCCAAACTCATCACTGAAAAAGCCTTCACCTCGCTCAGCCCAGGGCTGGTACACGTTGGTTTCGTCGTTTACTACGTTGGAGCGGAATGATTCTACCCGCAGGTGTTGCTGCCGCCATGAAGCGTGCGGCGTAGCCCCCGCCACATTCGACTCCGCCATGCGCTTTCCATTCGCTACGGTGCTCCATGTGAGGAAGTACGAAGCGGTATCAGTGAAGAAGCTGTAATAGGGCTGGGCCTGATCTTGGGCGTTGCGGAACATGCCGCGGTCCAGAGCGGCATCATTCCGCTGCCCAA from Hymenobacter taeanensis encodes:
- a CDS encoding C25 family cysteine peptidase; translated protein: MKQPYHLQKLALTRWVAILAAFLLLGGTAAQAQSGPYGNEWIVPGQQYYKIKVARTGLYQLNYQYLLQAGASGVSPQRLQLWRRGKEVAIYVGGNQTTLDPTTFVEFFGQRNDAALDRGMFRNAQDQAQPYYSFFTDTASYFLTWSTVANGKRMAESNVAGATPHASWRQQHLRVESFRSNVVNDETNVYQPWAERGEGFFSDEFGGNGYTITFDSVWAVAASGQVPQVDIQVVGKTTGAHRSEVYVLAPGGARLLGTLSYSDFDYRRQSYALLASDRNATGQVQIQVKQTATGSSRGDIARVAYTRLSFSQNPRWRLRRSQVLFASDSTLSGPAYYTLDSIPASVRGYDVTDPFNVQRIEGQVLGVNRRGYVFPRADGRARSLMLADADRPLVPQAGKRVQFRQITPAAHNFLIISHQVLMRPAGSVNNPVRAYAEYRASAAGGSHDTLVVTSDQLYDQFHYGEKSSLAIRQFAQWMLAGNTRPMSLLLLGKGLGIAEASGCGSVPGGAAYHRQYPQLYGDCSGNNPVRNLVPASTRAISDIFFTANWQSNSYVPRMATGRISAQTPQQVVNYLNKLKEHESAGYADWRKNVLHMSGGNDAPERELFASFVRQYEAYVVKPPFAGRVVKHYLRADFPGVSPGGVPIPWAPDLNAGVSFISYFGHGSQANLNWEIPDPDNAANGIANKGKYPVMYVSGCAAGNSFNFIVPFGGEKYLLAADKGFIGFMGESDLGFAYDLQELHTEMVKLLFADQQWYGKPIAVVQQEAIRRLQGTNTAPNATTAMLMNTIWAGDPALKLFAPLKPDFQVTSVQVAPTIVPINSPEFQVQVRVANPGRVQTGPLEIKVTRTFGTTTLTLPIFSVPQARRDTTYSLIIPNTNLGDISGQNTFLAEVDPRNLIDELREDNNSGTATYTFLTGGVTALSPPEFGIVGSRTVRLVGQSNLATTTSREYDMELDTVQTFNSPLVQRTTFGAVMVPEWNVTVPTQASRDSVVWYWRLRFHAPQQGEEAGWATSSFRVINGRNTGGWSQSHVGQFQRDEKAGVSVTAPGGQWVFDAGSQQATITSTRIGPARKWETLFHTIRTGGGGSYTLRLIGIDASNNAVVLNQNVTSRTLDLSAISATTYPYLQLQAVVTSNGPAPQLKQWLVTYEGVPEGVVRPQAVALSGATLAQQAAQQGKITVPVTFQNVADFDFAAPLAAYILVRNDNNGVREKFIKLPGAPLTAHTQRTYQVELDIRDLFGNMSGQVVLNPNQPLSPNRQPELYYFNNEQGIPAFQVDDQDTPPVLDVAFDGRHLLNGDIVSAKPLITVQLRDQDRLRPIKDRTAFSLFLTSPGGTTSVPLDLNAANVVFAADSSQGLARLEVQLGKTAPLKDGIYTLEVQGKDGSGKLAGSEPYRITFEVITTAGISNVFPYPNPITSKAKFVFTITGSEVPRNMKIQIMSLTGRVVREIMMSEMGALRIGNNMTDYAWDGTDEFGDRLANGTYLYRMVLDDPQNTFEHRATSADKAFKQGWGKLVLLR